In Bacillus sp. Cs-700, one genomic interval encodes:
- a CDS encoding sensor domain-containing diguanylate cyclase, with product MTAIMKRKVWIVWLLCWPLLIFATFYFFPPDFTGNKADVLALFVLLAVVAMMPINVKGTDLFFIQGISLAVFLRYGLFVETILTQLAILVFLLNLRVTKKDSHRYPINMLMFMIVSLVSGGLFYLLGGSTGEFSGNAITQLVPSIGYILSLIIVNQILLHFLRIYIYKEVNTKFFDKDMLWEAISTGVTLPVGFLLYLLHTYLGTIAIFFVGVPFVLASLMLRLYYSSRKVNDLLQQTSEIGQQITQSLDIDEILDLFLNEVKDMFVVDYAYIMDAEQVEKLRIIKSFEKERGIQATAKDHSFEEGISRRVWRSGRSRLYTKRAQWKNLSQGILPETANAVISVPMKRNKKVVGIITLATDRVRSYEKHHILVMQILANYLAVAVDNARHYEETKRRSERCPLTNLYNFRFFNEVLDEKYNRFDENPTPFSIILLDLDHFKKVNDTFGHHSGNDVLCGVANRLEEEVGNKGTVARFGGEEFVVLLENHFHNESLQVAEDLRCAIADRPFEIFSDLDNGDRQVIYVTASIGVATAPDQGEDAQTLIRNADRAMYTGAKQRGRNRVASYVG from the coding sequence TTGACTGCAATAATGAAACGTAAAGTTTGGATTGTATGGCTCTTGTGTTGGCCACTACTCATTTTTGCAACGTTCTATTTCTTTCCCCCTGATTTTACTGGAAATAAGGCCGATGTTCTTGCGCTGTTTGTGCTTCTTGCCGTCGTTGCAATGATGCCAATAAACGTAAAAGGAACAGACCTTTTTTTTATCCAAGGGATTTCACTAGCTGTATTTCTCAGATATGGCTTATTCGTGGAAACGATTCTAACTCAGTTAGCGATTCTTGTCTTTCTTTTGAATTTGCGAGTTACAAAGAAAGATAGTCATCGTTATCCAATTAATATGCTCATGTTTATGATCGTTTCCCTGGTATCAGGTGGACTTTTTTATTTACTTGGAGGATCCACTGGTGAATTCTCTGGAAATGCGATTACACAGCTTGTTCCCTCTATCGGCTATATTCTTTCGTTAATCATTGTTAATCAAATTCTCCTTCATTTTTTACGTATTTATATTTATAAAGAGGTTAATACAAAGTTTTTTGACAAAGATATGCTTTGGGAAGCCATATCTACTGGAGTAACACTGCCGGTTGGATTTCTTCTCTATTTGTTACATACCTACCTGGGAACAATTGCCATTTTCTTTGTTGGAGTTCCATTTGTGTTGGCATCTCTTATGCTCAGGTTGTATTACTCAAGTCGAAAAGTGAATGATCTACTTCAACAAACGAGTGAAATCGGTCAGCAAATTACTCAGTCTCTTGATATAGACGAAATTCTTGACTTATTTTTAAATGAAGTTAAGGATATGTTTGTGGTTGATTATGCTTACATTATGGATGCAGAACAGGTAGAGAAATTAAGGATTATTAAAAGCTTTGAGAAGGAAAGAGGCATTCAAGCTACCGCAAAAGATCATTCTTTTGAAGAAGGGATTAGCAGAAGAGTCTGGCGTAGTGGACGTAGCCGATTATACACGAAGCGTGCGCAGTGGAAAAATCTTTCTCAGGGAATTCTCCCCGAAACAGCGAATGCTGTTATTTCGGTACCGATGAAACGCAATAAAAAGGTCGTTGGCATTATCACACTAGCAACAGATCGCGTTCGGTCATATGAAAAACACCATATACTCGTGATGCAAATTCTAGCCAATTATTTAGCTGTAGCTGTTGATAATGCAAGGCATTATGAAGAGACGAAAAGGCGAAGTGAGAGATGTCCTTTAACGAATTTGTACAATTTTCGATTTTTTAACGAGGTATTAGACGAGAAATACAACCGTTTTGATGAAAACCCTACTCCATTTTCAATTATATTGCTCGACCTGGATCACTTCAAAAAAGTAAATGATACATTTGGGCATCATAGTGGAAATGACGTGCTTTGTGGAGTAGCTAATCGACTTGAAGAAGAAGTTGGGAATAAGGGTACCGTTGCTCGATTTGGCGGTGAAGAGTTCGTAGTTTTGCTAGAAAATCATTTTCATAATGAGAGTTTACAAGTTGCAGAAGACTTACGATGTGCCATAGCGGATCGTCCATTTGAGATCTTTAGTGATTTGGATAACGGCGATCGTCAGGTTATTTACGTGACGGCTAGTATCGGTGTTGCAACAGCGCCTGATCAGGGAGAAGATGCACAAACCTTGATAAGAAATGCTGATAGAGCCATGTATACTGGTGCAAAACAACGGGGTAGAAATCGTGTTGCAAGCTATGTTGGATAA
- a CDS encoding folylpolyglutamate synthase/dihydrofolate synthase family protein produces the protein MFQSYDEAVSWIHSLLNHGIKPGLERMEWMLEQLDHPERRLKTVHVGGTNGKGSTVTYLRTVLEEAGYEVGTFTSPYIESFSERIAVNGQPINEEDLVMLCNRVQPLVEMAAASPLGSPTEFEVITVIALLYFGTKAYPDLVLMEVGLGGRLDSTNIIHPLISVITNIGYDHTHILGSDLKQIAYEKAGIIKSGVPLVTTAEKEEVLTLFHETTKAKKTKIYRLNEEFSIGDKRSDDEGEHFSFQSPYRKLADLHIQMKGEHQVKNAAAALMGLEYLRVFYGLHIEHDMVQRGLKRAAWPGRFEKIRSNPSIIVDGAHNPEGVESLARTLEQHYPDKDIHVIFSALGDKDIESMLKPLYPLIRKMTFTTFDFPRAISAESLFQRASFSAKTYEENWKKAIQTTTEQVSENELILITGSLYFVSEVRRFLKN, from the coding sequence ATGTTTCAATCGTATGATGAAGCGGTAAGTTGGATTCATAGTTTGTTAAATCACGGCATTAAACCTGGTTTAGAGCGGATGGAATGGATGCTTGAACAGCTTGACCATCCAGAAAGACGGTTAAAAACGGTGCATGTTGGCGGGACTAACGGAAAAGGTTCGACAGTTACTTACTTACGTACAGTGCTAGAGGAAGCTGGATATGAAGTAGGGACGTTTACTTCTCCTTATATCGAATCATTTAGTGAACGAATAGCGGTTAACGGACAACCTATTAACGAAGAAGATTTAGTTATGCTATGCAATCGCGTTCAGCCACTTGTTGAAATGGCTGCAGCTTCCCCCCTTGGTTCACCTACCGAGTTTGAAGTTATTACTGTAATCGCGCTTTTGTACTTTGGAACTAAAGCCTACCCAGATCTGGTTTTAATGGAAGTTGGGCTAGGGGGGCGACTCGATTCAACAAATATCATCCATCCGCTTATTAGTGTCATTACGAATATAGGGTATGACCATACCCATATCCTTGGTAGTGACCTGAAACAAATTGCGTATGAAAAAGCGGGAATCATTAAGTCAGGTGTACCTCTTGTTACGACTGCAGAAAAAGAAGAAGTTCTCACACTCTTCCATGAAACAACTAAAGCGAAAAAGACGAAAATTTATCGTTTGAATGAAGAGTTTTCTATTGGTGACAAGAGAAGTGATGATGAAGGTGAACACTTCTCATTTCAATCTCCTTATCGTAAACTAGCTGATCTACACATTCAGATGAAAGGTGAGCATCAGGTGAAAAATGCAGCTGCAGCACTAATGGGACTCGAATACTTGCGCGTCTTTTATGGTCTACACATCGAACATGACATGGTTCAGCGCGGACTTAAAAGAGCAGCGTGGCCTGGACGATTTGAGAAGATTCGTTCCAATCCCAGTATCATTGTAGACGGGGCACATAATCCAGAAGGGGTTGAAAGTCTTGCAAGAACGTTAGAGCAGCACTATCCAGATAAGGATATTCACGTCATTTTCAGTGCGCTAGGAGATAAAGATATTGAGTCAATGTTAAAGCCGCTCTATCCGCTTATTCGAAAGATGACGTTTACTACCTTTGATTTTCCAAGAGCTATTTCAGCTGAGAGTTTATTTCAACGTGCAAGTTTTTCGGCCAAGACGTATGAAGAAAACTGGAAAAAAGCAATTCAAACAACAACTGAGCAAGTAAGTGAAAATGAGCTAATTCTAATTACGGGCTCTCTCTATTTTGTATCAGAAGTACGTCGTTTTCTAAAAAATTAG